Within the Dialister hominis genome, the region CGTGGTCGATCAGGCGTACGTCCTTGGACGGTACGATGTCGCCGAAAGCAACGGAGTCCTTTTCTTCGTAGATGACGCCGGTCACGAGGCTGTTCGTTTCGCCGAGCAGTCTGTATGCAGCTGCTTTGCTGGACGGATCATGATCCGGTGCTACGTCTTCCATCTTGACCAGGTGTTCATTGTACCACTGAACGGTGTTCAGGTGGTTGAATGTAACGCATGGTGTGAAGATGTTGACATAGGAGAAACCTTTATGGTCGACAGCTCTTTCGATGACGTTGATCATGGTCTTGCTGTCGATAGCATAAGCCTGTGCTACGAAGGTAGCGCCGGCAGCCAGTGCCATAGCCGGAGCATCGAGCGGAGTCAGCGGGTTGCCGTCCGGGGTTGTCTTGGTGACGAAGCCCTTATCGGAAGCCGGAGACGTCTGGCCCTTTGTCAGGCCGTATACCTGGTTATCGAATACGAGGTATGTGATGTCCATATTTCTCTTGATCGCATGCATAGCATGGCCCAGGCCGATGGCGTAGGAGTCGCCGTCGCCGGAGCAGACGATCATGTGCTGATCCTTGTTAGCACATTTGATGCCCTGTGCGAAAGGAAGAGCTCTGCCATGCGTCGTGTGGGCGCCATAGCAGTACTGATAGCCGCCGATACGGGAGGAGCAGCCGATGCCGGAAATCAGTGTGATATCCTCATTGGCCCAGCCCTTCTTGGCGCATACAGCGGAGATGGCGTTCTGAATGCCATAGTCGCCGCAGCCGGGGCACCAGTTCGGTACGATTGTATTTTTATAATCTCTCGGTGAAGCCATATCAGTATACCTCCTCAGCTTTCTTTACAATCGTGGATGCCAGGAACGGAGTTCCGTCATACTGCAGGAGAGACAGGAGCTTGTCGTGGCAGGCGAAATTGATGGCGAAAAGTTCATGCAGCTGTGCGGTGAGGTCTTCTTCTACGATGAGGACCTTCTTTGCGCCATTGATGTAAGGAGCGAGCGCTTCGGTCGGGAATGGAGAGAGAAGTCTGAGCTGGAGGTGGTTGACCTTCTTGCCCTGAGCTTCCAGTTCTTCACGAGCTTCTTCGATTGCGCCGTTTGTGGAGGTGACGCCGATCAGGAGCAGATCGCAGTCGGTATCTTCATGAGCCACGGTGAATGGCTGGATAGCTTTAGCCACACCAGCGAATTTCCTGTGACGTTTGTTCATTTCCATGACGCGGTCAGCCTGACCTTCAGCCGGTTTGCCGAATACATTGTGTTCGAGGCCGGTGGAGAGGAACATGCCGTTCTTTACGCCAGGAATCGTTCTCGGGGAAATGCCGTCTTCGACATCTTCGAAACGATGGAAGTATGCTTTCTTTGCCGTATCAAGTTCCGGCAGACCTTCGGTAACGAGCTTGCCGCGTTTGATAGCGATGCGGTTCGGATCGAAAGCCGGTACAGACTGTTTGCACATACCAAACTGCAGATCGGAAAGGAGAATGACCGGAGTCTGGAATTCTTCAGCCAGGTTGAAAGCTTCCTGGGTAATGTAGTAGCAGTCTTCGATAGAAGATGCAGCGAGGACGATCTTTTCAGCATCGCCATGGCCGGAAGCAATCGCATAGCGGATATCGCTCTGTTCTACCTTCGTAGCCATGCCCGTGGACGGGCCTGCACGCATAACGTCAATGATGACGACCGGGATTTCTGCGATGGTTGCCATGGAAATGGATTCAGCCATGAGGGAAAGCCCTGGGCCGGAAGTAGCGGTGAAAGCACGAACGCCGGCATAACCTGCGCCCATAGCCATCATGCAGGAGGACAATTCGTCTTCCGTCTGTACGACCGTACCGTTGATCTTGTGTACGACTTTGATCATGTATTCCATGATTTCAGAAGCCGGGGTAATCGGGTAAGATGCCATGAAGCGGGCACCTGCGGAAATAGCGCCGAGGGCTGCTGCTTCATTGCCAAGCAGGTACAGCTGATCTTTCTTCGGAGGAGTTGCCAGAGCACCCAGAGATACGCCCTGCAGCTTCTCGATAGCTACATCATAGCCGTCCTTGAAAATCTGTTTGTTCTTGGAAACGATTTCTTCGCCCTTCTTGCCGAAGCGTTCAGCGATGAAACCATAGAACGGGTCTTCCGGGAATCCCAGAACGCCTGCGCTCATGCCCAGTGCAGCGATGTTCTTCATCTGCATGCTGCCGTACTTTCTTGCCAGCTCCGTGATTGGAAGCGCCAGGAAAATACATCCGGAATGTGCGTCAAATTTCGGGTGGAATGCGTCATCAGCGATGATAACGCCGCCCTTCGGAACTTCATGACCGTGAAGGTCGATAGTCTCCTGGTCCAGGGCTACCAGGCAGTCTACATGCTCACCGATCGTAGCGACTTCTTTCGTTGCGATACGCAGGGCAATCGTTGTATGACCGCCCTTAATGCGGGATGCGAAGAGACGCTGGCTGAAAAGGGAATACCCTTCCTGTGCCAGTACGCGTCCGAGAATTTCGCCGCAGGATTCTACGCCCTGACCCTGCTGTCCGCCCATTTTCCAAATAAAATCACGTTTCGTTTCCACTCCATCTGCCTCCTTGCTGATGAATGTAAAGGAAATAAATATAATATGGGTTCTTTTATATGCGGATTTCCTTATTACGCGAGACATCTATCCATCTGATGTCCTTTCTATTATACCATATATGACATTTTTTCAACCTGAATGGGAATGGTTTTATACAATTTATAGTGCCGCAAAATTGGTTCTGCTACCCGGGGAGAAAGACAAGCAAACCAAGCTGCGCTTGTTGGAACACCATAAGACTTTGGAAATGGGAAAAACATGATAAAACCATAAAACCTCGCTGCGCTCGTGGAGATGAACCTCCTCAGGCGCATGCGCGCCAGCTCCCCCTACGGGGCGAGCTCTGACACCCTTAAACCGAACTTCGTTCGTGGAAAATACCATAAAACCAGCCTGCGGCTGTAAGAACTTCATCTCATTCGTCGCCTTCGGCGCCACCTTCTCCTTTCGGAGCAAGGTTAACACCCTTAAACCTCACTTCGTTCGAAAAAACACCATACATCCTCGCTTCGCTCGAAGGAACTGCACTCCTTTCTGTCACTCCGTGACATCCTTCCTCTCCGAGGCAGGTCTCAAGAGGAATAAAGAAAAGATTTTTAATCTGATTTGTTTGAAACCTTTCTTAATCCTATCCCTACCATACGCCCTTCCCTTCCAGGGCAAGGTCAAGGGCCTATCTTGGCCTTTCGCTCTGCTAAACTCACGCAAAAAAGAAGGACCTTCGGTTGGGAAGATCCTTCTTTTTTATTTGATCCGCTAATGTTCAGGGATTATTTAATGTCGTACATACCGCTGACGCCTTCTCTGAGGTTGATCAGGATATTCTTTGTCTGGCTGTAGTGTTCGAGCATAACCTTGTGGGTTTCTCTGCCGATGCCGGACTGTTTGTAGCCGCCGAATGGTGCGCCTGCCGGGAGGTCGTTGTAGGTGTTGACCCACATACGTCCGGTGCGTACAGCACGTGCTACTTTCAGAGCGGTGTCGATGTTCTTGCTGAATACTGCGCCGCCGAGGCCGTATACGCTGTCGTTTGCCAGAGCAATGACTTCGTCAGCTGTCTTGAATTTCTGTACAACGACAACTGGTCCGAAGATTTCTTCCTGGCATACGCGGCAGTCATTGTTTCCTGCGATCAGGATAGTCGGTTTCATGAAGAAGCCTTTGTCGCAGCCGTTTTCGGTGTAGCGTTCGCCGCCGGTTACGAGAGTTGCGCCTTCTTCGAGGCCGATCTTGATGTAACTGAGGACTTTATCCTGCTGTGCTTTGTAGATCTGAGCGCCCAGCTGGGTGGTCGGATCGGTCGGGTCGCCTACTTTGACGCCTTCGAAGGTTGCTTTCAGATGTTTGATGAATTCATCGAAAATGCCTTCCTGAACGAAGAGGCGGGAGCCTGCGCAGCATACCTGGCCCTGGTTGAAGAGGATGCCTTTGCATGCGCCGTCGACAGCCTGCTTCAGGTCTGCGTCGTCGAATACGATGTTGGCAGATTTGCCGCCCAGTTCGAGGGTGACGGGGATGAGTTTGTCACAGGCAGCCTGGTATACGCCGTGGCCTACTTCGGTGGAGCCGGTGAATGCCAGTTTGTCCAGGTCCGGGTGGTCAAGGAGCCACTGACCGGATTTGGAGCCCTTGCCGGTGATGACGTTCAGCACGCCCTTCGGGAGGACGTCCTGGATGAGGCGGGTGAGTTCCATGAGGGACAGGGATGTATGGGAGGACGGTTTAATAACGATGGTGTTGCCTGCTGCCAGTGCAGGAGCGAGTTTCCAGCAAGCCATGGTGAACGGGAAGTTCCACGGAATGACCTGACCAACAACGCCGACTGGTTCGTGGAGAATCAGGGACAGAGTGTTGTTGTCGAGCATGGTGGCAGAACCTTCCCAAGCTCTCAGGCATCCTGCGAAGTAACGGAAATGATCGGAACCCAGCGGAATATCTGCTGCTGTGGTTTCACGGATCGGCTTGCCGTTGTCCAGTGTTTCCACCAGTGCGAGATGATCGAGGTTTGCGTCGATGATATCAGCGATCTTCAGAAGAATGTTCTGTCTTTCGATTGGAGAAGTCTTGGACCATTCCGGAAGAGCTGCTCTTGCTGCCTTGACAGCTGCGTCTACGTCTTCTTTGGTTGCTTCTGCGAAATAAGCCAAGTGCTCGCCATTTGCCGGATTGTGGGCGTCAAAGGTAGCGCCGTCAGAGGCGGGAACGAATTCGCCATTAATGAAGAGACCATACTGTTCCTGAATGTCTGCTTTTGCCATAATAATACCTTCCTTTCAATCACTTGCGGGGATAATCCCCTGTATGAGATGCTCCGCTGAAGTTTGTACGATATCCGGTGGTTCAGCGGGATGTTTCTTTCAGCTGCGAAAAGAAATACAACCTTTCATACTGTTCGATGGTCACTTTCTTCTGCATGGGTGCTGTAGTCATAGTATATCATGGCGAGGGAGAATATTCAAGAGTATCGATAAGCATAGTAAATGGTTTTCTATGCAGGAAATGGGATTCAGCTCTTATATTTATTGTCCCACCGCTTGCGGGGGGAAGGTGGTGCCGCAGGCACCAAAGGGGGACGGGCCCTTTGGGGCCCGAGGGCAGTGGTGGCGGCTGACTCCGCAAATTAAGAAAAAGGAGCGCGGCTAACGCCGCAGGTTGTGTAGAAGGGTTGTGTTCGCTTCGCTCAGGGGGCGTAAGGGAAAGATTCAAAGGGTGTGGCAGCGGCTCCGCCGCAGTTTTTGGCCGCCGTTTGGCGGTCAGTTCTGCATAGTGTCATTTCGACTTGCAGCGTCCTGCACCCCCTCGCCACTTCGTGGCCCTCTTCCCCTAAAGGGGACGCAAGTTTTTTGCCGTTTACCGTCGTTCCATTAGATGAGATAAAGAGAAACGCGCAAAAAAAAGAAGCCCCTTGGGAGGAGCTTCTTTTTATCTCAGGAGAGATTAGAATACATAGTTCAGGGATACGGATGCTACGTCATCGTAGTCGGTATCGGTTCCCTTGGTCTTCACGTCGAAGCTGTATTCGCCGTGGAGTCTTACGTTCTTAGCGAGGGTTACATCGCCTTCTGCACGCCAGAATTTAACTTCTTTTACTGCAGAGTTTTCGAGAGCATCCAGCGGGGAAGCGTCGTAGGTGTAAGCGCCGAGGAATGCATTTCTTTCAGCATCTACATAGGAAGCAGCTACGCGGAAGGAGCCGACTTTCGCATTGTCCTGTTTGCCATAGCCAAGGCCTGCAGTCCAGAGGTCCGGATCACCTTTGGCATCGGTGTTC harbors:
- a CDS encoding thiamine pyrophosphate-dependent enzyme, encoding MASPRDYKNTIVPNWCPGCGDYGIQNAISAVCAKKGWANEDITLISGIGCSSRIGGYQYCYGAHTTHGRALPFAQGIKCANKDQHMIVCSGDGDSYAIGLGHAMHAIKRNMDITYLVFDNQVYGLTKGQTSPASDKGFVTKTTPDGNPLTPLDAPAMALAAGATFVAQAYAIDSKTMINVIERAVDHKGFSYVNIFTPCVTFNHLNTVQWYNEHLVKMEDVAPDHDPSSKAAAYRLLGETNSLVTGVIYEEKDSVAFGDIVPSKDVRLIDHVEKPSAELFEDLCKEFR
- a CDS encoding 2-oxoacid:acceptor oxidoreductase subunit alpha, with translation METKRDFIWKMGGQQGQGVESCGEILGRVLAQEGYSLFSQRLFASRIKGGHTTIALRIATKEVATIGEHVDCLVALDQETIDLHGHEVPKGGVIIADDAFHPKFDAHSGCIFLALPITELARKYGSMQMKNIAALGMSAGVLGFPEDPFYGFIAERFGKKGEEIVSKNKQIFKDGYDVAIEKLQGVSLGALATPPKKDQLYLLGNEAAALGAISAGARFMASYPITPASEIMEYMIKVVHKINGTVVQTEDELSSCMMAMGAGYAGVRAFTATSGPGLSLMAESISMATIAEIPVVIIDVMRAGPSTGMATKVEQSDIRYAIASGHGDAEKIVLAASSIEDCYYITQEAFNLAEEFQTPVILLSDLQFGMCKQSVPAFDPNRIAIKRGKLVTEGLPELDTAKKAYFHRFEDVEDGISPRTIPGVKNGMFLSTGLEHNVFGKPAEGQADRVMEMNKRHRKFAGVAKAIQPFTVAHEDTDCDLLLIGVTSTNGAIEEAREELEAQGKKVNHLQLRLLSPFPTEALAPYINGAKKVLIVEEDLTAQLHELFAINFACHDKLLSLLQYDGTPFLASTIVKKAEEVY
- a CDS encoding aldehyde dehydrogenase family protein — protein: MAKADIQEQYGLFINGEFVPASDGATFDAHNPANGEHLAYFAEATKEDVDAAVKAARAALPEWSKTSPIERQNILLKIADIIDANLDHLALVETLDNGKPIRETTAADIPLGSDHFRYFAGCLRAWEGSATMLDNNTLSLILHEPVGVVGQVIPWNFPFTMACWKLAPALAAGNTIVIKPSSHTSLSLMELTRLIQDVLPKGVLNVITGKGSKSGQWLLDHPDLDKLAFTGSTEVGHGVYQAACDKLIPVTLELGGKSANIVFDDADLKQAVDGACKGILFNQGQVCCAGSRLFVQEGIFDEFIKHLKATFEGVKVGDPTDPTTQLGAQIYKAQQDKVLSYIKIGLEEGATLVTGGERYTENGCDKGFFMKPTILIAGNNDCRVCQEEIFGPVVVVQKFKTADEVIALANDSVYGLGGAVFSKNIDTALKVARAVRTGRMWVNTYNDLPAGAPFGGYKQSGIGRETHKVMLEHYSQTKNILINLREGVSGMYDIK